A window of the Gemmatirosa kalamazoonensis genome harbors these coding sequences:
- a CDS encoding MSCRAMM family protein yields MLIHRRIARRLLAAPILAGALLVPALLSAQAAPRPGTLGPSRPAAPPPRQPTPTAPGAAAPLPVLRGDTTRPMALFGTVYDSLSQTPLRDATVQVVSETDRSQSFVGTTDSEGRYRITGVKPGRYLAGFYHEMLDAVGLEQPVMRVLIQPDTAARLDFGIPGQRTLRALVCNAPPGDTTGALVGVVRDAESGNAVPNAKVVVTWNELQITPAGLRNAHRRYPAKVRPSGGYVICGLPPDGSVEANAEAPGRPGGVIDVQVPPRGIVRRDFFLGDSTSVIAVQLPDTMAAIEKRPANPITVTRGNARLTGTVKGRDGRVLTGARLQVWGSGVQGRTTDNGAFSLGGLPAGTYSLEVRAIGYEPKRVAVDLSAKRPANVDVVLEKQVAVLAGVTVTGQRTKAETDYNGFLERKKNGFGRYFTQEDIENRNPMVMTDIMRMSPGMQVSPNGSFGYVLRGRGGCTPEIFLDGMRVMQGADDLDNIVRPTEVSGVEVYNNASSAPAQYGGSAGGDCGVVLIWTKRGGPNPRR; encoded by the coding sequence ATGCTGATCCACCGCCGCATCGCGCGCCGCCTGCTGGCAGCGCCGATCCTCGCGGGCGCGCTGCTCGTGCCCGCCCTTCTCTCCGCGCAGGCCGCGCCCCGCCCCGGGACGCTCGGCCCATCGCGCCCCGCCGCGCCACCGCCCCGCCAGCCGACGCCCACCGCACCCGGCGCCGCGGCTCCCCTCCCGGTGCTCCGGGGCGACACGACACGCCCGATGGCGCTGTTCGGCACCGTCTATGACAGCCTCTCGCAGACGCCGCTCCGCGACGCCACCGTGCAGGTCGTGAGCGAGACCGACCGGTCGCAGTCGTTCGTCGGCACGACGGACTCGGAGGGGCGCTATCGCATCACGGGGGTGAAGCCGGGGCGCTACCTCGCCGGCTTCTACCACGAGATGCTCGACGCGGTCGGCCTCGAGCAGCCCGTGATGCGAGTGCTCATCCAGCCAGACACCGCGGCGCGGCTCGACTTCGGGATCCCGGGGCAGCGCACGCTGCGCGCGCTGGTGTGCAACGCGCCGCCGGGCGACACCACCGGCGCGCTCGTCGGCGTGGTGCGCGACGCCGAGTCCGGGAACGCCGTGCCGAACGCGAAGGTCGTCGTGACCTGGAACGAGCTGCAGATCACCCCGGCGGGCCTGCGCAACGCCCACCGCCGCTATCCGGCGAAGGTGCGCCCGAGCGGGGGCTACGTGATCTGCGGCCTGCCACCGGACGGCAGCGTGGAGGCGAACGCCGAGGCGCCCGGGCGGCCCGGCGGCGTGATCGACGTGCAGGTGCCGCCGCGCGGCATCGTGCGCCGCGACTTCTTCCTCGGCGACTCCACGTCCGTCATTGCGGTGCAGCTGCCGGACACCATGGCCGCGATCGAGAAGCGGCCCGCCAACCCCATCACGGTCACCCGCGGCAACGCGCGCCTGACGGGCACCGTGAAGGGGCGCGACGGCCGCGTGCTCACCGGCGCCCGCCTGCAGGTGTGGGGCAGCGGGGTCCAGGGACGCACGACCGACAACGGCGCCTTCTCGCTCGGCGGGCTTCCGGCCGGGACCTACAGCCTCGAGGTGCGCGCCATCGGCTACGAGCCGAAGCGCGTCGCGGTGGACCTGTCGGCGAAGCGCCCGGCGAACGTCGACGTGGTGCTGGAGAAGCAGGTCGCCGTGCTCGCGGGCGTCACCGTCACCGGGCAGCGCACGAAGGCGGAGACCGACTACAACGGGTTCCTCGAGCGGAAGAAGAACGGCTTCGGCCGCTATTTCACGCAGGAGGACATCGAGAACCGGAACCCGATGGTGATGACCGACATCATGCGCATGTCGCCCGGCATGCAGGTGTCGCCGAACGGCTCCTTCGGCTACGTGCTGCGCGGCCGCGGCGGGTGCACGCCGGAGATCTTCCTCGACGGCATGCGGGTGATGCAGGGCGCCGATGACCTCGACAACATCGTGCGGCCCACCGAGGTCTCGGGCGTCGAGGTGTACAACAACGCGTCGAGCGCACCCGCGCAGTACGGCGGCTCCGCGGGCGGCGACTGCGGGGTGGTGCTGATCTGGACGAAGCGCGGCGGGCCGAACCCGCGGCGCTGA